A DNA window from Arachis duranensis cultivar V14167 chromosome 3, aradu.V14167.gnm2.J7QH, whole genome shotgun sequence contains the following coding sequences:
- the LOC107480676 gene encoding dof zinc finger protein DOF1.4 has product MGLSSKQVSRSSSGLDWNQALLESQKLELPIPKPHHIMKKQQQNQSSSSSSEPMKCPRCESTNTKFCYYNNYNKSQPRYLCRTCKRHWTKGGTLRNVPVGGGRKNKRVKKSTATATATATATTSTCTTSIRIQAPSLAMDDHKNIASPSPSSSSSLYQGLIRPPPFLLHQNLMNNIITRGITSETKGYGIGIGIGNNNNNTNGIFLGSSALSLPQNQGLLIPFSTASSSNFDTNPCLVSVSTSLQSANVYNNCGGEEFKAIEEPSMHSIMATTTSTQPWEIPAATMEMSNYWGWEDIDSLVSTDPNNNHPWDDSDDIKP; this is encoded by the coding sequence atggGTTTGAGTTCCAAGCAGGTTTCAAGGAGTAGTAGTGGACTTGATTGGAACCAAGCCTTATTGGAATCACAGAAATTGGAGCTTCCAATTCCAAAGCCTCATCATATTATGAAGAAACAACAACAGAATcaatcatcatcgtcatcatcagAGCCAATGAAGTGTCCAAGATGTGAATCTACCAACACAAAGTTCTGTTACTACAACAATTACAACAAGTCTCAGCCTCGCTATTTATGTAGAACTTGCAAGAGGCACTGGACCAAAGGTGGAACTTTGCGCAATGTTCCAGTTGGTGGTGGAAGAAAGAACAAAAGGGTCAAAAAATCAACCGCCACTGCAACCGCCACAGCCACCGCCACCACCTCTACTTGCACCACAAGCATCAGAATTCAAGCTCCTTCTCTTGCAATggatgatcacaaaaacatagcttctccttctccttcttcttcttcttccctctaTCAAGGTCTGATTCGTCCACCACCTTTCCTACTACATCAGAATCTGATGAATAATATTATTACCAGAGGCATAACATCAGAAACTAAAGGTTATGGTATTGGTATTGGTATtggtaataataacaataataccAATGGCATCTTTCTTGGTTCATCAGCTTTGTCTCTTCCTCAGAATCAAGGCTTGCTTATCCCCTTCTCAACTGCATCAAGCTCTAATTTTGACACAAACCCATGTTTAGTTTCAGTTTCAACCTCTTTGCAATCCGCCAATGTTTATAATAACTGTGGTGGTGAAGAGTTTAAAGCAATAGAGGAACCAAGCATGCACAGCATAATGGCTACCACTACTTCTACACAACCATGGGAGATACCAGCAGCAACAATGGAAATGTCAAACTATTGGGGTTGGGAGGACATTGATTCTTTGGTCTCTACTGATCCGAACAATAATCATCCTTGGGATGATTCTGATGATATCAAACCCTGA